One genomic segment of Vagococcus intermedius includes these proteins:
- the ald gene encoding alanine dehydrogenase: MIIGIPKEIKNHENRVSLTPDGVKQLISFNHLVLVETLAGVGSGFLDTDYLDAGATLVQTPEEIWSAEIVIKVKEPLTSEYHFLNDHLILFTYLHLAPNPQLTKALLDSGTTSLAYETIQLNNKNLPLLIPMSEIAGRLSVQTGAHFLEEKPGGKGLLLSGVPGVAKGSIVIIGGGTAGANAAQIAVGIGANVTILDINPQRLAQLENQFGTKIQTLISTPQNISKVVATADLVIGCVLIPGQTAPKLVTTDMVKNMTVGSVIIDVAIDQGGIFESIDHTTTHDEPVYIKYGVQHYAVANMPGAVPKTATNALANVTLPYILQLANLGLNASLHANEALLKGLNTYQHHLTNLDVATSQGHDYVDPLTLF, translated from the coding sequence ATGATTATTGGAATACCAAAAGAAATTAAAAATCATGAAAATCGTGTAAGTCTCACTCCTGATGGTGTCAAACAACTGATAAGTTTTAATCACTTAGTCTTGGTAGAAACTCTAGCAGGTGTCGGATCGGGATTTTTAGATACCGATTATCTTGATGCAGGTGCCACACTTGTTCAAACACCCGAAGAAATTTGGTCAGCTGAAATCGTCATTAAAGTCAAAGAGCCCCTTACTAGTGAATATCATTTTCTAAACGATCATTTAATTTTATTTACCTACTTACATCTCGCTCCTAATCCACAGTTAACAAAAGCCTTGCTTGATTCTGGTACTACCTCTCTTGCTTATGAAACAATTCAATTAAATAATAAAAACCTCCCACTATTAATCCCAATGAGTGAAATAGCTGGAAGGCTATCTGTGCAAACTGGTGCTCATTTTTTAGAAGAAAAACCTGGTGGAAAAGGTCTTTTGTTATCCGGAGTTCCCGGAGTTGCTAAAGGATCAATTGTTATTATCGGAGGAGGAACAGCCGGTGCTAATGCAGCCCAAATTGCAGTAGGGATCGGTGCTAATGTGACTATTTTGGATATCAATCCTCAAAGACTCGCTCAACTTGAAAACCAATTTGGAACTAAAATTCAAACACTCATATCTACACCACAAAATATTTCGAAAGTCGTTGCCACTGCTGATTTAGTTATTGGGTGCGTCCTAATTCCTGGACAAACAGCTCCTAAGTTAGTGACAACTGACATGGTTAAAAATATGACAGTCGGTTCAGTAATCATTGATGTTGCTATCGATCAAGGTGGGATTTTTGAAAGCATCGACCATACAACTACCCACGATGAACCAGTTTATATAAAATATGGCGTGCAACATTATGCTGTTGCTAATATGCCAGGCGCTGTTCCTAAAACGGCAACTAATGCACTAGCGAATGTGACCCTTCCTTATATTTTACAGCTAGCAAATCTTGGTTTGAATGCTTCACTACATGCCAATGAAGCTCTCCTTAAGGGACTCAATACTTATCAACATCACTTAACTAACCTAGATGTTGCTACGTCACAAGGCCACGATTACGTTGATCCTTTGACATTATTCTAA
- a CDS encoding NAD-dependent dehydratase: protein MKKILIFGGTRFFGKKVVTHFLNLGYDVTIATRGTTPDSFGQEVSRLIIDRGDYSHIGWKEIQNQHWHIVFDNICFTQNDAKIACHYLTDVQHYLVTSSLATYQGEASLDGYKESDFIPENYHTEATSDSDYEYGEGKREAESYLAHNYPGKVTYLRFPIVLDDDDYTERLHFYVKAALAKETIVFRRKTGRFSFVRASEIPSMLEFIILNNLTGPINLASDQIYSTKDFIIALKMALNLDELTVIYDSTQTPSPFSKYDEPLDTSLLKKQGYSVTSLDSWLPSLMTRLGEDEIKKTSKR, encoded by the coding sequence ATGAAAAAAATATTAATATTTGGTGGCACTCGCTTTTTTGGAAAAAAAGTAGTCACACATTTCCTAAACCTTGGTTATGACGTCACCATTGCAACTAGAGGGACAACCCCTGATAGCTTCGGACAAGAGGTTTCTCGCTTAATTATTGATCGAGGGGATTATTCACACATTGGATGGAAAGAGATTCAAAATCAACATTGGCATATTGTATTTGATAATATTTGTTTTACACAAAATGATGCTAAAATTGCTTGTCACTATTTGACAGATGTCCAACACTACTTAGTTACCTCAAGTTTAGCAACCTACCAAGGGGAAGCTTCGCTTGATGGCTATAAAGAGAGTGATTTTATTCCTGAAAATTACCATACTGAAGCTACCAGTGATAGTGATTATGAATATGGTGAAGGAAAACGCGAAGCAGAAAGTTATCTCGCTCATAATTATCCTGGTAAGGTAACTTATTTACGCTTTCCAATTGTGTTAGATGATGATGATTATACTGAACGTCTTCATTTTTACGTGAAAGCAGCCCTTGCTAAAGAAACGATTGTCTTTCGTAGAAAAACGGGTCGTTTTAGTTTTGTACGCGCTTCGGAAATTCCAAGCATGTTAGAATTTATTATCCTTAACAACTTAACTGGTCCTATTAATTTAGCTTCTGATCAGATTTATTCGACTAAAGACTTTATCATTGCTCTAAAAATGGCCCTTAATTTAGATGAATTAACAGTCATTTATGATTCAACTCAGACACCTTCACCTTTCTCAAAATACGATGAACCTTTAGATACATCACTATTAAAAAAACAAGGATATTCAGTGACAAGTTTGGATTCATGGTTACCCTCTTTAATGACAAGACTGGGTGAAGACGAAATAAAAAAGACTAGTAAACGTTAA
- a CDS encoding ECF transporter S component, with protein sequence MKKYQQLLNVAIYFILIPMLLIFGFFILRDKQYNLISMSIVILMCVPFFIAYEKKESTSRELVLLAIMVSLAVVGRTAFFFLPALNPMAAMVILAGVYLGPDLGFMTGALSPLISNMIFTQGPWTPFQMFSYGLVGFIAGWPFIAKLAKKNRVILSLLGILVGVSYSLLMDIWTVLSMDRSFSIERYLVVITQAIPFTISYLIANVTFLNILNTAIGTRIERVKMKYGINI encoded by the coding sequence ATGAAAAAATACCAACAATTATTAAACGTTGCGATTTATTTTATCTTAATCCCTATGCTACTTATTTTTGGTTTTTTTATTTTGCGCGACAAACAGTATAACTTAATTTCAATGAGTATTGTTATATTGATGTGTGTGCCATTTTTTATAGCATATGAAAAAAAAGAAAGTACGTCTAGAGAACTTGTTTTATTAGCTATTATGGTGTCATTGGCAGTTGTGGGGAGAACAGCTTTTTTCTTCTTACCAGCACTAAATCCAATGGCAGCAATGGTCATTTTAGCAGGTGTTTATTTAGGTCCTGATTTAGGGTTTATGACAGGTGCCTTATCGCCACTTATATCTAATATGATTTTTACGCAAGGACCATGGACTCCCTTTCAAATGTTTTCTTATGGTTTGGTAGGATTTATCGCAGGTTGGCCTTTTATTGCAAAATTGGCTAAAAAAAATCGAGTGATACTGAGTTTACTGGGCATTTTAGTAGGTGTTTCATATTCACTATTAATGGATATATGGACAGTTCTATCAATGGATAGGAGTTTCAGTATTGAAAGATATTTAGTGGTGATTACACAAGCGATTCCTTTTACAATTAGTTATTTGATTGCTAACGTGACATTTTTAAATATACTTAATACAGCTATCGGGACACGAATCGAACGTGTCAAAATGAAATACGGTATTAACATCTAA
- a CDS encoding energy-coupling factor transporter transmembrane component T — MRFINQNVLATYHPVICLLYYVIVLTTTMFTTNPIVRGISLFGALVACLLTIDRNRLVKNIRLAIGVCLVSAISNFLLVHSGKTELFNWSVELFGKVFNYSFTWEALFYGFSFGIMMAAVLLWFQTINEVLSSDKIVFLFGRWAPKIALVISMVMRFIPLFQKQLLTIQSAQKGLGVTVTDNKKQQMLHGKDTFNSLLSWALENAIDTSDSMNARGFGLKNRTNFTIYQFRRRDIWFLSLVIGLMMATLYFINNQTFSFYYYPRLRQMVEPIEGAIGYLTISLLMLVPLLVELKERVKWHYLKSKI, encoded by the coding sequence ATGCGTTTTATAAATCAAAATGTTTTGGCAACCTATCATCCAGTTATTTGTTTATTGTATTATGTCATAGTATTAACGACTACCATGTTTACTACTAACCCAATTGTTCGAGGGATTTCTTTATTTGGAGCCTTAGTAGCTTGTCTGTTAACGATTGATCGTAATCGTTTAGTAAAAAATATCAGATTAGCTATTGGAGTTTGTTTAGTATCAGCTATATCTAATTTTTTATTGGTACATAGTGGTAAAACAGAACTTTTTAATTGGTCTGTTGAGCTTTTTGGTAAAGTATTTAATTATTCTTTTACATGGGAAGCCCTTTTTTATGGTTTTTCATTTGGGATTATGATGGCAGCAGTGTTATTGTGGTTTCAAACGATTAATGAAGTTTTAAGTTCAGATAAAATTGTGTTTTTATTTGGTCGATGGGCACCTAAAATTGCTTTAGTTATTTCTATGGTAATGCGTTTTATCCCCTTATTTCAAAAGCAACTCTTAACAATTCAAAGCGCTCAAAAAGGGTTGGGTGTAACTGTAACAGATAATAAAAAGCAGCAAATGCTTCATGGTAAAGATACGTTTAATAGTTTATTATCATGGGCATTAGAAAATGCGATTGATACGTCTGATTCGATGAATGCACGTGGATTTGGTCTGAAAAACAGGACTAATTTTACAATTTATCAATTTAGACGTCGAGATATTTGGTTTTTAAGTTTAGTGATTGGCTTAATGATGGCAACCTTATACTTTATCAATAACCAAACATTTAGTTTTTATTATTATCCAAGACTAAGACAAATGGTAGAACCTATCGAGGGCGCAATCGGCTATTTGACAATCAGCTTATTGATGCTAGTTCCCTTATTAGTAGAACTGAAGGAGAGAGTGAAATGGCATTACTTGAAATCAAAAATTTGA
- a CDS encoding DUF4430 domain-containing protein — MKNLTKLMMVALAGLALAGCGKQEEAGNKTDSSAPKTEQKATKSDKEEGKFKITLNEDDKEITSKELSFKEGDFLQDVMENEFDILEENGMISAIDGHEKNDKEQKYWLYEVNGEQPTVGAKEYKLKDGDKIVFDLKKLDM, encoded by the coding sequence ATGAAAAATTTAACAAAATTAATGATGGTTGCTTTAGCAGGTCTTGCTTTAGCAGGGTGTGGTAAACAAGAAGAGGCTGGCAATAAGACAGATTCATCAGCCCCTAAGACAGAGCAAAAAGCGACAAAATCAGATAAAGAAGAAGGTAAATTCAAAATCACGTTAAATGAAGATGATAAAGAAATTACATCTAAAGAACTATCATTTAAAGAAGGCGATTTTCTACAAGATGTTATGGAAAATGAGTTTGATATTTTAGAAGAAAATGGTATGATTTCAGCTATTGATGGTCATGAGAAAAATGACAAAGAACAAAAATATTGGTTATATGAAGTAAACGGAGAGCAACCAACAGTAGGGGCTAAAGAGTACAAATTAAAAGATGGCGATAAAATCGTCTTTGATTTAAAAAAATTAGATATGTAA
- the parE gene encoding DNA topoisomerase IV subunit B has product MSKKINNEYNDASIQVLEGLEAVRKRPGMYIGSTDSRGLHHLVYEIVDNAVDEALSGYGNEIEVTIHKDNSISVQDFGRGMPVGMHASGVPTVQVIFTVLHAGGKFGQGGYKTSGGLHGVGASVVNALSEWLTVSIVREGIEYEQQFVEGGKPQGTLKKIGKTSRKNGTFIHFLPDKTIFSTTKFSYETLAERLRESAFLLRGVKITIRDERQDETVEEVFHFEEGIKEFITYLNEDKDDLTPVIYFSGEKEGIETECAFQYNDGYSENILSFVNNVRTKDGGTHEVGMKTALTKTFNEYARKVGLLKEKDKNLEGSDFREGLTGVVSVRIPEHLLQFEGQTKGKLGTPLARSVVESTISDQMVFYLQENSDISQMLIRKAIKAREARDAARKAREESRTGKKKRKGESLLSGKLTPAQSRNPKRNELYLVEGDSAGGSAKQGRDRKFQAILPLRGKVINTEKAKIQDVLKNEEINTMIYTIGAGIEPDFSLEDCNYDKVIIMTDADTDGAHIQALLLTFFYRFMKPLVEAGKVYIALPPLYKVSKGTGKKAVIEYAWTDEELAKITEKMGKGYMIQRYKGLGEMNADQLWETTMDPETRTLIRVTLNEEDGEAGSNERIVSTLMGDKVDRRRRWIENNVAFTMEEEGSILENKEEVAEVTPIEEKIETKDNQEEILKEIRLFEFDE; this is encoded by the coding sequence ATGTCAAAAAAAATAAATAATGAGTATAATGATGCTTCCATTCAAGTCTTAGAAGGACTGGAAGCAGTTCGTAAAAGACCAGGTATGTATATTGGTTCGACTGATTCACGTGGTTTGCATCATCTAGTGTATGAAATTGTTGATAATGCTGTTGATGAAGCATTATCAGGATATGGAAATGAGATAGAGGTTACGATTCATAAAGATAATAGTATTAGTGTCCAAGATTTTGGACGCGGGATGCCTGTTGGAATGCATGCATCAGGAGTACCCACGGTTCAAGTTATTTTCACGGTGCTACATGCCGGAGGGAAATTTGGGCAAGGAGGTTATAAAACATCAGGTGGCTTACATGGTGTTGGTGCCAGCGTAGTAAATGCTTTATCAGAGTGGCTGACCGTTTCAATCGTTCGAGAGGGCATTGAGTATGAACAACAGTTTGTTGAAGGGGGTAAACCACAAGGTACCTTGAAAAAAATAGGAAAAACATCAAGAAAGAATGGAACATTCATTCATTTTTTACCAGATAAAACTATTTTTTCAACGACAAAATTTTCATATGAAACGCTTGCTGAAAGGTTACGTGAATCAGCTTTCCTATTACGAGGTGTCAAAATAACAATCCGTGATGAACGTCAAGATGAGACTGTAGAAGAGGTTTTTCATTTTGAAGAAGGTATTAAAGAATTTATTACGTATTTAAATGAAGATAAAGATGATTTAACGCCAGTTATTTACTTTTCCGGAGAAAAAGAAGGCATTGAGACCGAGTGTGCTTTTCAATATAACGATGGCTATTCAGAAAATATTTTATCATTTGTTAATAATGTCCGAACTAAAGATGGTGGGACACATGAAGTTGGTATGAAAACGGCATTAACTAAAACATTTAATGAATACGCTCGTAAAGTTGGTTTGTTAAAAGAAAAAGATAAAAACCTCGAAGGTAGTGATTTTAGAGAAGGGTTAACGGGTGTTGTCTCTGTTAGAATTCCAGAACACTTGCTACAGTTTGAAGGTCAAACAAAAGGGAAGTTAGGGACGCCTCTTGCTCGTTCCGTTGTCGAATCGACCATTAGTGACCAAATGGTTTTCTATTTGCAAGAAAATAGTGACATAAGTCAAATGTTGATTCGTAAAGCGATTAAAGCGCGTGAGGCTCGTGATGCAGCCCGCAAGGCACGGGAAGAAAGCCGAACAGGTAAAAAGAAACGTAAAGGTGAATCTCTTCTTTCAGGGAAGTTGACACCTGCTCAGTCTCGTAATCCTAAACGAAATGAATTGTATTTAGTCGAAGGAGACTCTGCTGGGGGATCGGCCAAACAAGGTCGAGATCGTAAATTCCAAGCAATCTTGCCTCTAAGAGGTAAAGTTATCAATACAGAAAAGGCTAAAATTCAAGATGTTTTAAAAAATGAAGAAATTAACACGATGATTTATACAATTGGTGCAGGAATAGAACCTGATTTTTCATTGGAAGATTGTAATTATGATAAAGTGATTATTATGACTGATGCAGATACCGATGGTGCTCATATTCAAGCCTTACTATTAACTTTTTTCTATCGCTTTATGAAACCTTTAGTGGAAGCTGGAAAAGTTTATATTGCCTTACCTCCATTATATAAAGTATCAAAAGGAACAGGGAAGAAAGCAGTTATTGAGTATGCTTGGACAGATGAGGAACTTGCTAAGATTACTGAAAAGATGGGCAAGGGCTACATGATTCAACGTTATAAAGGGTTAGGTGAAATGAATGCAGATCAATTGTGGGAGACGACAATGGATCCTGAGACTAGAACCCTTATACGAGTCACTTTAAATGAAGAAGACGGTGAAGCTGGAAGTAATGAGCGGATTGTTTCAACTTTAATGGGTGATAAAGTTGATCGTCGTCGTCGATGGATTGAAAATAATGTTGCCTTTACAATGGAAGAAGAAGGCAGTATTTTAGAGAATAAAGAAGAGGTAGCAGAAGTAACACCAATCGAAGAAAAGATTGAAACAAAAGATAATCAAGAAGAGATCTTGAAAGAAATAAGGTTATTTGAGTTTGACGAGTAG
- a CDS encoding ABC transporter ATP-binding protein, producing the protein MALLEIKNLNFSYPKQHDLVLEGINLKIEQGEFIVVCGESGSGKSTLLRLLKRELAPHGNVTGDIYYQGKPVQEMADYESASKIGFVMQNPETQIVTDKVWSELAFGLENLGVAPQVIRSRVGEMANYFGIHEWFKQDTAGLSGGQKQILNLASVLVMQPDILILDEPTAQLDPIAAADFMKTLHQLNQEMNITIVIVEHRLEELYSLATKIVLLDKGHLVLEGTPRVVGKEMLKTLNNKKMLAGFPASLRLYYDLNIPDTPPLNVKEGISFLKKHYQGHVVAQQDSDSEGKLTAPVIAELSDIWFRYNRKGKDILTDVNLKVHQGEIFCLLGGNGSGKSTLLNVLSGIHKAYEGRVKLFGKRLASYKPSEIYGTKLAVLPQNPLALFIDETVEDDYKNLCQSVGYSKEDTNKKIEEIVSLLEIQSLLSRYPYDVSGGEQQKIALGKILLLDPEFILLDEPTKGIDAHAKNNFGDILKTLQAKGKTIFMVTHDTEFAAAYASRCALFFDQQVVSLNTPVGFFSSNYFYTTPANKIARDLYPSAITVDDIVNFCRIEERNNK; encoded by the coding sequence ATGGCATTACTTGAAATCAAAAATTTGAATTTTTCTTATCCAAAGCAACATGATTTAGTCTTAGAAGGGATAAATTTAAAAATAGAACAAGGGGAGTTCATCGTCGTATGTGGTGAATCAGGTAGTGGGAAAAGTACCTTATTAAGACTGTTAAAAAGAGAGTTAGCACCTCATGGTAACGTGACAGGTGATATTTATTATCAAGGAAAACCGGTTCAAGAGATGGCCGATTATGAATCAGCTTCTAAAATCGGATTTGTGATGCAAAATCCTGAAACACAAATAGTGACAGATAAAGTCTGGAGCGAGTTAGCATTTGGTTTAGAAAATCTGGGAGTAGCACCACAAGTAATTAGAAGTAGAGTTGGGGAGATGGCTAATTATTTTGGGATTCATGAATGGTTCAAACAGGATACGGCTGGATTATCCGGAGGGCAAAAACAAATATTAAATTTGGCTTCAGTATTGGTTATGCAACCTGATATTTTAATCTTAGATGAACCAACAGCTCAACTAGACCCGATTGCAGCAGCTGACTTTATGAAAACATTACACCAATTAAATCAAGAAATGAATATTACTATTGTTATCGTCGAACATCGCTTAGAAGAGCTCTATTCCCTTGCAACTAAAATTGTTTTATTAGATAAAGGTCATCTCGTGTTGGAGGGGACGCCGCGAGTGGTTGGGAAAGAAATGTTAAAGACGCTTAATAACAAAAAAATGTTAGCTGGTTTTCCAGCTTCTTTAAGACTCTATTATGATTTGAATATTCCAGACACCCCACCATTAAATGTAAAAGAAGGAATTAGCTTCTTAAAAAAGCATTACCAAGGACACGTGGTTGCGCAACAAGATTCTGATAGTGAAGGAAAACTAACGGCCCCCGTTATTGCAGAATTATCTGATATTTGGTTCAGATATAATCGTAAAGGAAAAGATATCTTAACTGATGTTAATTTAAAGGTTCATCAAGGAGAAATATTTTGTTTATTAGGTGGTAATGGGTCTGGAAAAAGTACGCTACTTAATGTGTTGAGTGGTATTCATAAAGCTTATGAAGGTCGCGTTAAATTATTTGGAAAACGTTTAGCTTCGTATAAACCATCTGAAATTTATGGAACTAAGTTAGCCGTCTTGCCACAGAATCCATTAGCTTTATTTATTGATGAAACAGTTGAGGATGATTATAAAAATCTGTGTCAGTCAGTAGGGTATAGTAAAGAGGATACTAATAAAAAAATAGAAGAAATAGTATCTTTATTAGAGATTCAGTCATTATTATCACGGTATCCGTATGATGTTAGTGGCGGTGAACAGCAAAAAATTGCTTTGGGTAAAATTTTATTATTGGATCCAGAATTTATTTTATTAGATGAGCCTACCAAAGGAATTGACGCGCATGCTAAAAATAATTTTGGGGATATCTTAAAAACATTACAAGCCAAAGGTAAAACTATCTTTATGGTCACCCATGATACTGAATTTGCCGCTGCATATGCCAGTCGGTGTGCTTTATTTTTTGATCAACAAGTAGTGTCTTTAAACACACCTGTCGGTTTTTTCTCATCGAATTATTTTTACACAACCCCAGCTAATAAAATAGCTAGAGATTTGTATCCTTCAGCGATAACAGTTGATGATATTGTCAATTTTTGCCGCATAGAAGAGAGGAACAACAAATGA
- the plsY gene encoding glycerol-3-phosphate 1-O-acyltransferase PlsY: MTIFFMVIIGYLLGSIPSGVWIGKFFFKKDPRQFGSGNSGTTNTFRVLGKTAGTTVLLMDILKGTLATCLPQLLHSDINPLWIGLAAVMGHTFPIFAGFKGGKAVATSAGMLLGYQPLFFIYSASIFIFSLLITSMVSLTSMVSAVLITLSTFVLPFIWPTVLPELDWLLIIIACGLTIFIFIRHRENIKRILNGTESRVPFGLGTKKK, from the coding sequence ATGACAATTTTCTTTATGGTTATCATCGGGTATCTGCTTGGTTCAATTCCTTCTGGTGTATGGATTGGCAAATTTTTTTTCAAAAAAGATCCTCGTCAATTTGGCAGTGGTAATTCTGGCACTACTAATACCTTTCGAGTTTTAGGTAAAACAGCCGGTACTACTGTTCTTTTGATGGATATTTTAAAAGGAACTTTAGCCACTTGTCTCCCTCAACTTCTACACAGTGATATTAATCCTCTATGGATTGGTTTGGCTGCAGTTATGGGACATACTTTTCCAATTTTTGCTGGCTTTAAAGGTGGTAAAGCAGTTGCCACTAGCGCAGGAATGTTATTAGGTTATCAACCTTTGTTTTTTATTTACTCAGCCTCAATTTTTATATTCTCACTATTAATTACAAGTATGGTTAGTTTAACAAGCATGGTTAGTGCAGTATTAATCACTCTATCCACCTTTGTCCTACCATTTATTTGGCCGACAGTCTTACCAGAACTTGATTGGTTACTGATAATAATCGCATGCGGGCTGACTATTTTTATTTTCATCCGACACAGAGAAAATATTAAACGGATTTTGAACGGAACAGAAAGTCGTGTTCCTTTTGGCCTAGGTACCAAAAAAAAATAA